A single Curtobacterium sp. MCJR17_020 DNA region contains:
- a CDS encoding fumarylacetoacetate hydrolase family protein: MTDLVIPAPSLPTVPTTTGARFPVRRVFCVGRNYAAHAREMGHDPDREPPFFFTKPADAVVVDDADTPYPPRTTQLEHEVELVVAIGTGGADIGVDDALTHVWGYAVGIDLTRRDLQAEAKRLGRPWDTAKGFDASAPIGAIVPAQGIDPTAGVIELVVDGERRQVGDLAEQIWSVAETIAALSRSVTLAPGDLLMTGTPEGVGALERGQLVVGTIAGIGTVRTRIV, encoded by the coding sequence GTGACCGACCTCGTCATCCCGGCCCCGAGCCTCCCGACCGTCCCCACGACCACGGGCGCACGCTTCCCCGTCCGACGCGTCTTCTGCGTGGGGCGGAACTACGCGGCGCACGCACGCGAGATGGGGCACGACCCGGACCGCGAGCCGCCGTTCTTCTTCACCAAACCGGCGGACGCCGTCGTCGTCGACGACGCGGACACCCCGTACCCGCCGCGGACGACCCAGCTCGAGCACGAGGTCGAACTGGTCGTCGCGATCGGCACCGGCGGCGCGGACATCGGCGTCGACGACGCGCTCACCCACGTCTGGGGCTACGCGGTGGGCATCGACCTCACCCGACGCGACCTCCAGGCCGAGGCCAAGCGCCTCGGTCGGCCCTGGGACACGGCGAAGGGGTTCGACGCCTCGGCACCGATCGGCGCGATCGTCCCGGCGCAGGGCATCGACCCGACGGCCGGTGTGATCGAGCTCGTCGTCGACGGCGAACGACGGCAGGTCGGTGACCTGGCGGAGCAGATCTGGTCGGTGGCCGAGACGATCGCGGCGCTGTCGCGGTCGGTGACGCTCGCCCCCGGGGACCTGCTCATGACGGGGACGCCCGAGGGGGTCGGGGCCCTGGAACGCGGACAACTCGTCGTCGGCACGATCGCCGGCATCGGCACGGTCCGCACCCGCATCGTCTGA